The following proteins are encoded in a genomic region of Mycolicibacterium confluentis:
- a CDS encoding alkyl sulfatase dimerization domain-containing protein: protein MAGIHRRRPGADDLESATDTTAIPLGDDIWMSPGVSNAYAVGTDAGRVIVNAGLVFEGHLRKKAFAGIGGPTRSIVVTQGHADHWGAVNALRDPETDVVMHRNYRYWREDNAQLMGYRVPKTSFAFQTFSDAVIEHLKTVDAASIDFSFPEPTTTFDREHRFDVGGRRFELAWTPGGETTDALVMWLPEDRILFTGNLFGPLFGHVPNLMTIRGDRYRDPILYIESLNTVLDYRPEKLITGHFDPVVGADLITEEVTAMRDAMQAVHDRTVELMNSGADLHTAMREVKVPEHLDIGEGYGKTSWNVRAIWEMYTGWFRHKSTTELYGEPTESVAPDVVGAAGADSLVAAARTQLDAGRPVRAIHLTDLVLAVEPTHSGARAAAVEAHEALLEGTENFWEKAWLTKSINDLRKD, encoded by the coding sequence ATGGCCGGCATTCATCGCCGACGGCCCGGCGCCGATGACCTCGAATCCGCAACTGACACAACGGCGATTCCGCTCGGCGACGACATCTGGATGTCGCCCGGGGTTTCCAACGCCTACGCGGTCGGCACCGACGCCGGGCGGGTGATCGTCAACGCCGGATTGGTGTTCGAGGGGCACCTGCGCAAGAAGGCGTTCGCGGGGATCGGCGGGCCCACCCGAAGCATCGTCGTCACCCAGGGGCATGCCGACCACTGGGGAGCCGTCAACGCGCTGCGTGATCCCGAGACCGATGTGGTGATGCATCGCAACTACCGCTACTGGCGCGAAGACAATGCCCAGTTGATGGGCTATCGGGTGCCCAAGACGTCGTTCGCCTTCCAGACGTTCTCCGACGCCGTCATCGAACATCTGAAGACCGTCGATGCGGCATCCATCGACTTCTCCTTCCCCGAGCCCACCACCACCTTCGACCGTGAGCACCGGTTCGACGTGGGCGGTCGACGCTTCGAACTGGCCTGGACGCCCGGCGGTGAGACCACGGACGCGCTGGTCATGTGGCTTCCCGAGGATCGAATCCTCTTCACCGGCAATCTGTTCGGACCGCTGTTCGGGCACGTGCCGAATCTGATGACCATCCGCGGCGACCGCTATCGCGATCCGATTCTCTACATCGAATCCTTGAACACGGTGCTGGACTACCGACCCGAAAAGCTGATCACCGGGCACTTCGACCCGGTCGTCGGAGCCGATCTGATCACCGAAGAGGTGACGGCGATGCGTGATGCCATGCAGGCCGTACACGACCGCACCGTCGAACTGATGAACTCCGGAGCCGATCTGCACACCGCCATGAGAGAGGTGAAGGTTCCCGAGCACCTCGATATCGGCGAGGGCTACGGCAAGACCTCCTGGAACGTGCGGGCGATCTGGGAGATGTACACCGGATGGTTCCGGCACAAGTCGACCACCGAGTTGTACGGCGAGCCAACCGAATCCGTCGCACCCGATGTGGTCGGGGCCGCCGGAGCGGATTCGCTGGTGGCGGCGGCGCGCACCCAGCTCGACGCCGGCCGCCCCGTGCGGGCGATCCACCTGACCGATCTGGTGCTGGCCGTCGAGCCGACACACTCCGGGGCGCGCGCTGCGGCCGTGGAGGCGCACGAGGCGCTGCTCGAGGGCACCGAGAACTTCTGGGAAAAGGCTTGGCTCACAAAATCGATCAACGACTTGAGGAAAGACTGA
- a CDS encoding SDR family NAD(P)-dependent oxidoreductase — MTAITNDVSYDFTGCHVLVTGGTSGIGHAVARDFARAGASVTVTGTRASAADYPEVDLTGLQFRQCQMSDKAAIDELAASLGNLDVLVNNAGGPYAGHADEWDADGYAGSVEVNLFAHVRLTLACHELLKASTVPGGASVVTTVSMSAFVSAVNVPAYSSSKAGMVAFTKNLARRWVDDGIRVNAVAPGLIDTRLTHPVLDIPEMLDSELRHIPMNRMGMSDEVSPAVLFLSSNAARYITGTTIAVDGGYLTV, encoded by the coding sequence ATGACTGCGATCACGAACGACGTCTCCTACGACTTCACCGGCTGTCATGTGCTGGTGACCGGTGGGACCAGCGGCATCGGTCACGCCGTTGCCCGCGACTTCGCCCGTGCCGGGGCCAGCGTCACGGTCACCGGGACCAGGGCGTCGGCCGCTGACTATCCCGAGGTCGACCTGACCGGGTTGCAGTTCCGGCAGTGCCAGATGTCGGACAAGGCTGCCATCGACGAACTCGCGGCCTCCCTGGGGAATCTCGACGTGCTGGTCAACAACGCCGGTGGCCCGTACGCCGGCCATGCCGACGAGTGGGACGCCGACGGCTATGCCGGATCGGTGGAGGTCAACCTGTTCGCCCATGTGCGACTCACCCTCGCCTGCCACGAGCTGTTGAAGGCCAGCACAGTGCCGGGTGGCGCCAGTGTGGTCACCACGGTGTCGATGTCGGCGTTCGTCTCGGCGGTCAACGTTCCTGCCTACAGCTCGTCCAAGGCAGGGATGGTGGCGTTCACGAAGAACCTCGCGCGCCGTTGGGTCGATGACGGGATCCGGGTCAACGCCGTGGCACCCGGACTGATCGACACCCGGTTGACGCACCCGGTACTCGACATCCCGGAGATGCTCGACTCCGAGTTGCGGCATATCCCGATGAACCGGATGGGTATGTCCGACGAGGTCTCCCCGGCGGTGCTGTTCTTGTCCAGCAATGCCGCCCGCTACATCACCGGAACCACGATCGCCGTTGACGGCGGCTACCTGACCGTCTGA
- a CDS encoding sulfotransferase family protein, which yields MSEFDEVRTPDDVLKLAAQRCGLVDIDSDSWREGLAIMLDELNSSPAFTAAGRERIIDDAAKALERRLQIHDYIQHHPEVLDTPVQRPIFTIGMPRTGTTVISYLLDQDPHRRSLLHWECMTPVPPPTADALRTDPRCLAQLEQQRQILEMVKAANMSLPHWEDADGPTECMFIHNQDFKGLSWDAFLFTPRYARWLLNEADMTSTYEYQKRYLQVLQSKAPGTWSLKMPSHSVHIDALLQVFPDARFIWAHRDPYRATGSLGNLLKLPKSMVLHPEAHAEVDWATNLKEQMSQHVTRPLRTRARIGDDRFFDMYYHEMMADPMGVMHRIYEWTGDPLDADTEASMQNWLADHPQDRYGKNAYTLDEYGLTVEELAPIFADYLEAFDIELEGAQ from the coding sequence ATGAGTGAATTCGACGAAGTACGCACACCCGACGACGTTCTCAAGCTGGCCGCACAACGCTGCGGCCTGGTCGACATCGACTCCGATTCCTGGCGTGAAGGCCTCGCCATCATGCTCGACGAACTCAACTCCTCTCCAGCCTTCACCGCGGCTGGTCGAGAACGAATCATCGACGACGCGGCCAAGGCGCTGGAGCGCCGGCTGCAGATCCACGACTACATCCAGCACCATCCCGAGGTTCTCGACACTCCCGTGCAGCGACCGATCTTCACCATCGGTATGCCCCGTACCGGGACCACGGTGATCAGCTACCTCCTCGATCAGGATCCCCACCGGCGCTCCCTGCTGCACTGGGAGTGCATGACCCCGGTACCGCCACCCACCGCAGATGCGTTGCGCACCGACCCGCGCTGTCTGGCCCAACTCGAACAACAGCGGCAGATCCTGGAGATGGTCAAGGCGGCCAATATGTCGCTGCCACACTGGGAGGACGCGGACGGACCCACCGAATGCATGTTCATCCACAACCAAGATTTCAAGGGGCTGTCCTGGGACGCCTTCCTGTTCACCCCGCGCTACGCCCGGTGGCTGCTCAACGAGGCTGACATGACCAGCACCTACGAGTACCAGAAGCGTTACCTGCAAGTGCTGCAATCGAAGGCGCCCGGCACCTGGAGCCTGAAGATGCCGTCGCATTCGGTGCACATCGACGCCCTGCTGCAGGTGTTCCCCGACGCCCGGTTCATCTGGGCCCACCGTGATCCGTACAGGGCCACCGGATCGTTGGGCAATCTGCTGAAACTTCCCAAGAGCATGGTCCTGCACCCCGAAGCTCACGCCGAGGTCGACTGGGCGACCAACCTCAAAGAACAGATGAGCCAACACGTCACGCGCCCCCTGCGGACTCGCGCGCGGATCGGTGACGATCGGTTCTTCGATATGTACTACCACGAGATGATGGCCGACCCGATGGGCGTCATGCACCGCATCTACGAGTGGACCGGCGATCCACTCGACGCGGACACCGAAGCGAGCATGCAGAACTGGCTGGCCGATCACCCCCAGGAC